A genome region from Camelina sativa cultivar DH55 chromosome 10, Cs, whole genome shotgun sequence includes the following:
- the LOC109126839 gene encoding uncharacterized protein LOC109126839 yields the protein MNDEFRMKDLGRLSYFLGLQAHYHTTCLFLNQHKYAEELLLAACMADCAPASTTLPLELQKVKGQEDLFDQPTHFRSLAGKLQYLTLTRPDIQFVVNLVCQRMHAPTIADFNLLKRIIRYIKGNVDYGISFSKNADFTLRAYSDSDYAGCQTTSRSTGGYCTFLWNNLISWSAKRQTSVSRSSNEAEYRCLSDTTAEVNWLRDLLANISMQLYHAPELYCNNLSAVYLSAHPTLHKKTKHFKVHYHYVREQVAEGTMVVYHIPAKYQLDDIFTKSLPLQVFTDLRHKLGVVSPPTQSLRGDVKSITTGLTENSVQQTRLGLEETIKPTAVCFLTISSNGNKEKILTPFALQRIEVMPNTAHHVVQTRNQFAALTSLILCC from the coding sequence ATGAATGATGAGTTCCGTATGAAAGATCTTGGACGTCTAAGCTATTTCCTTGGTCTGCAGGCTCACTATCACACCACATGCCTCTTTCTCAACCAACATAAGTATGCAGAGGAATTGCTTTTGGCTGCATGTATGGCAGATTGTGCGCCTGCTTCTACAACGCTACCACTTGAGCTCCAAAAGGTCAAGGGGCAGGAAGATCTCTTTGATCAACCAACACATTTTCGGAGTCTCGCTGGTAAGCTCCAATATCTCACTCTTACAAGACCGGACATACAATTTGTAGTCAATCTAGTCTGTCAACGTATGCATGCACCTACTATTGCTGACTTCAACCTGCTAAAGCGAATAATCCGCTACATCAAAGGCAATGTTGACTATGGTATCTCCTTCTCAAAGAATGCGGATTTCACCTTAAGAGCGTATAGTGACAGTGACTATGCGGGTTGCCAAACTACTAGTCGTTCTACAGGTGGCTATTGCACCTTTCTATGGAACAATCTCATCTCGTGGTCTGCAAAACGTCAGACGTCAGTCTCCCGTAGCTCTAATGAAGCAGAGTATCGCTGCTTGTCAGACACTACTGCTGAGGTAAACTGGTTAAGAGATCTCTTAGCAAACATTAGTATGCAACTCTACCATGCCCCAGAGTTGTACTGTAACAACCTCTCTGCAGTCTATCTCTCTGCGCACCCGACACTCCACAAAAAGACCAAACACTTTAAGGTCCACTATCACTATGTCCGGGAACAAGTTGCAGAGGGAACTATGGTTGTCTATCACATTCCAGCAAAGTACCAACTTGATGACATTTTCACCAAATCTTTGCCACTGCAGGTCTTCACTGACCTCAGACACAAACTTGGCGTGGTCTCTCCACCCACACAAAGTTTGCGGGGGGATGTCAAGAGTATCACTACTGGACTCACTGAAAACTCAGTCCAGCAAACAAGGTTGGGTCTcgaagaaacaatcaaacccaCTGCAGTTTGCTTTCTCACCATAAGCTCCAACGGTAACAAGGAAAAAATCCTCACACCATTTGCTCTGCAACGTATAGAGGTAATGCCAAATACAGCTCACCATGTGGTCCAAACAAGGAACCAATTTGCTGCTCTTACCTCACTGATTCTATGCTGTTGA
- the LOC104718645 gene encoding cationic amino acid transporter 6, chloroplastic-like: protein MSKYFHSLSQTPHRLKSRMLATWTPDQEVNQVRLRSGADMKRKLRWFDLVSLGVGGMLGVGVFVTTGPVARDISGPAVFISYMVAGFSALLSSLCYTEFSVNVPVAGGAFSYLRVTFGEFIGYFGGANILLEYVLSNAAVARSFTEYTCTAFGVSDPNAWRIKVNGLENGYNELDFPAVALVLLLTLCLCHSTKESSMLNLVMTVFHVIFFGFIIIAGFSNGDGAKALVEPRGLTPYGVRGVVNGAAVVYFSYIGYDTVSTLAEEIQNPSFSLPVGIIGSVSVVSVLYCLMSLVLCLMVPYNEISKSASYAVAFRKIGWGWGGNVVGAGASLGIVASLLVAMLGQSRYLCVIGRARLVPSWLAKVHPSTGTPLNATLFLGICTASIALFTDLEIVMELISLGTLCVFYLVANALIYRKYTLTGQNSPLHTLSFLALLSSSALAFSLWWKLNKPWWGLLLSLAITIAVTVFFQYHTSLLSSTANKNLLAPIPSTWSVPFMPWPAAISVFLNVFLTTTLKKLSFQRFAIWTCLVTLFYVLYGVHRTYEAEEMDRDRVEFVESHVTSTRVQHDMLGNVQMVVIS, encoded by the exons ATGTCAAAGTACTTCCACAGCCTCTCACAGACACCACACAGGCTCAAGTCCAGGATGCTCGCTACGTGGACTCCTGATCAAGAAGTCAACCAAGTCCGCCTCCGCTCCGGCGCGGACATGAAGCGCAAACTCCGGTGGTTTGACCTCGTCTCTCTAGGCGTCGGTGGCATGCTCGGGGTCGGTGTCTTTGTGACAACCGGACCCGTCGCACGTGATATCTCTGGCCCGGCCGTATTCATTTCCTACATGGTCGCCGGTTTTTCGGCACTTTTGTCCTCACTTTGTTACACCGAGTTCTCAGTTAACGTCCCTGTTGCCGGCGGAGCGTTCAGTTATCTCCGAGTCACATTCG GTGAATTTATCGGGTATTTTGGAGGAGCCAACATACTATTGGAGTACGTTTTGTCAAACGCGGCAGTTGCGAGAAGCTTCACGGAGTATACATGTACGGCGTTTGGCGTTTCTGATCCAAACGCTTGGAGAATTAAAGTGAATGGTCTAGAGAATGGTTACAACGAACTCGATTTCCCTGCCGTTGCTCTTGTTCTTCTCCTCACTCTCTGCCTTTGTCATAG CACGAAGGAGAGTTCAATGCTGAACCTAGTGATGACGGTGTTCCACGTAATATTCTTCGGATTTATAATAATCGCCGGATTTAGTAACGGTGACGGAGCCAAGGCGCTGGTAGAGCCGCGAGGGCTGACTCCATACGGCGTTCGTGGAGTTGTTAACGGAGCTGCCGTAGTGTACTTCAGCTACATCGGATATGACACCGTATCGACTCTCGCCGAAGAGATCCAAAATCCTTCCTTTAGTCTCCCCGTCGGGATCATTGGCTCCGTTTCCGTCGTCTCCGTCCTCTATTGCCTCATGTCTCTCGTACTCTGCCTCATGGTTCCCTACAATGAG ATATCAAAAAGCGCCTCGTACGCGGTTGCATTCCGGAAGATTGGGTGGGGTTGGGGAGGCAACGTGGTGGGTGCTGGTGCGAGCCTAGGTATCGTGGCTTCGCTGTTGGTGGCGATGTTAGGGCAATCCAGATACCTTTGTGTGATTGGAAGAGCCAGACTTGTCCCTTCATGGCTTGCCAAGGTGCATCCTTCGACTGGAACTCCCTTGAACGCCACTCTTTTTCTCG GCATATGCACAGCTTCAATTGCTTTGTTCACGGATCTAGAAATAGTGATGGAGCTGATTTCACTAGGAACGCTCTGTGTTTTCTACCTAGTCGCCAATGCTCTTATCTATCGCAAGTATACTTTAACAGGCCAAAACTCACCGCTTCACACTCTCTCGTTCCTTGCCCTCCTCTCTTCTTCCGCCCTCGCGTTCTCCCTATGGTGGAAACTGAACAAACCGTGGTGGGGTTTGTTGCTATCTCTTGCGATCACTATAGCCGTCACCGTGTTTTTTCAATACCACACATCATTGCTTTCGTCTACTGCTAACAAAAATCTTCTTGCACCTATACCCTCCACATGGTCGGTGCCATTCATGCCGTGGCCAGCCGCAATTTCGGTGTTCCTTAACGTTTTTCTAACTACAACGCTGAAAAAGCTGTCGTTTCAGAGGTTTGCGATATGGACATGTCTTGTAACGCTGTTTTACGTGTTGTATGGCGTCCACAGGACTTATGAAGCCGAAGAGATGGATAGAGACAGAGTAGAGTTTGTTGAAAGTCATGTGACTAGCACGAGGGTGCAACACGATATGTTGGGCAATGTCCAAATGGTAGtaatttcttaa
- the LOC109126840 gene encoding uncharacterized protein LOC109126840 encodes MAATESFSSAPLSISQIVTLKLTESNYLLWKTQFESFLSPQLLLGYVTSAITRPEATRSVTGTAGVTEEPNPEFTKWIRNDQLVMAWIFGSLSEPALRMVYGMQSAQEVWTALAKKFNRVSTTRKFELQNRLRACIKIGRTMEQYLSELKQIFDQLDSIGFPMTDLEKIHGLLSGLGKKYESVSTVIEHSMDSVPGPCYEDVVFKVTAFDDKLKTYSSASAVTPHLASS; translated from the coding sequence ATGGCAGCAACCGAATCTTTTTCTTCCGCTCCTCTCTCTATTTCTCAGATTGTGACTCTAAAACTAACAGAGTCCAACTATCTGCTATGGAAGACTCAGTTTGAGTCCTTTCTCTCACCACAACTGCTGCTTGGCTATGTCACTAGCGCAATCACTCGACCGGAAGCTACTCGCTCTGTTACAGGTACTGCTGGAGTCACTGAAGAGCCAAATCCGGAGTTTACTAAGTGGATTCGTAATGACCAGCTTGTCATGGCATGGATCTTCGGTTCCTTGTCAGAACCAGCTCTGAGGATGGTCTATGGTATGCAATCTGCACAAGAGGTATGGACTGCTCTTGCTAAAAAGTTTAATAGGGTCTCAACCACTAGAAAGTTTGAACTTCAGAATCGCTTGCGTGCTTGCATTAAGATAGGTAGAACCATGGAACAATATCTTAGTGAACTTAAGCAAATCTTTGATCAGCTTGATTCCATTGGATTTCCTATGACCGACTTGGAAAAAATTCATGGTTTATTGTCGGGTTTGGGAAAGAAATATGAATCTGTCTCTACGGTCATAGAACACTCTATGGATTCTGTTCCTGGTCCGTGTTATGAGGATGTTGTGTTCAAAGTCACAGCCTTTGATGATAAGCTCAAAACTTATTCATCAGCTTCTGCTGTTACTCCTCATCTCGCGTCAAGCTGA
- the LOC104718641 gene encoding uncharacterized protein LOC104718641, giving the protein MHLKNSTVAERRYIGKETAGCLPTSSDSDPKPKIKHHHRPLQVPEILTPDIGGFSVFNNQVQQAQSRHHLTVEIPDSSSRNLTSKRPVVVTAAAAARSSYPFNVDDFRRQRGSFGSISSYCPSYLLSWFSSSLPSIPSATNQKLLRHVLRVRLICFHLRFLLLLSVPPLYIFFLLISFRFFLLFVFSIIAFSFVLSISLKFALPHLPSIRLIIARLLSLKLTPTRSSSTSQESTKHVVWSIGSKPVTEKKTNSGSWVQKYSSGDVYEGEFHRGKCSGSGVYYYSMKGKYEGDWIDGKYDGYGVETWAKGSRYRGQYRQGMRHGTGIYRFYTGDVYAGEWSNGQSHGCGVYTSEDGSRFVGEFKWGVKHGLGHYHFRNGDTYAGEYFADRMHGFGVYQFGNGHRYEGAWHEGRRQGLGMYTFRNGETQAGHWEDGVLSCPTEQTTRPDSSFSISHSKVLDTVQQARKAADKAREVVKVEERVNRAVMVANRAANAARVAATKAVQTQTFHCSSGDDPL; this is encoded by the exons ATGCATCTGAAAAATTCAACTGTAGCAGAACGGCGGTACATCGGAAAAGAAACCGCCGGTTGTTTACCTACTTCCTCCGATTCGGATCCCAAACCTAAGATTAAACATCATCATCGTCCTCTTCAGGTACCTGAGATTCTCACCCCTGACATTGGTGGGTTCAGTGTTTTCAACAATCAAGTTCAACAAGCTCAGAGCCGTCATCATCTGACGGTTGAAATCCCAGATTCGTCTTCTCGGAATCTTACTTCTAAGAGACCTGTGGTGGTtacggcggcggcggcggctcGATCTTCTTATCCCTTCAACGTTGACGATTTCAGAAGGCAACGCGGAAGCTTTGGTTCGATTTCGTCTTATTGTCCGTCGTATCTTTTGTCGTGGTTCTCTTCATCTCTTCCATCGATCCCATCGGCGACTAATCAGAAGCTTCTCCGTCATGTTCTTAGAGTCCGTTTGATATGTTTCCATCTTCGtttcttacttcttctctctgttcctCCTCtttacatcttcttcttgttgattaGTTTCAGATTCTTCCTTCTTTTCGTATTTTCGATTATCGCTTTTTCTTTCGTACTCTCGATCTCTCTCAAATTCGCTCTTCCTCATTTACCATCGATTCGTTTGATTATCGCTCGGTTGCTGTCTCTCAAGCTTACCCCTACCAGATCCTCGTCTACATCTCAGGAGAGTACTAAACATGTTGTTTGGTCAATTGGGTCGAAGCCTGTGACTGAGAAGAAGACTAACTCTGGCTCATGGGTTCAGAAGTACAGCTCTGGTGATGTTTACGAGGGAGAGTTTCATCGAGGGAAGTGTTCAGGGAGTGGAGTTTATTACTATTCTATGAAGGGTAAATACGAAGGGGATTGGATTGATGGGAAATATGATGGATATGGAGTAGAAACTTGGGCTAAAGGAAGTAGGTACCGAGGTCAATACAGGCAAGGGATGAGACATGGAACTGGAATCTACAGGTTTTATACAGGGGATGTGTATGCTGGTGAGTGGTCTAATGGACAGAGCCATGGCTGTGGTGTGTATACCTCTGAGGATGGTAGTCGTTTTGTTGGAGAGTTTAAATGGGGTGTCAAACATGGTCTTGGACATTATCATTTCAG AAATGGTGATACATATGCTGGGGAGTATTTTGCAGACAGGATGCATGGTTTTGGAGTGTATCAATTTGGAAACGGGCATCGGTATGAAGGAGCTTGGCATGAGGGGAGAAGGCAAGGGCTTGGTATGTACACGTTCAGGAATGGTGAGACACAGGCAGGCCATTGGGAAGACGGAGTTCTCAGCTGTCCTACCGAGCAGACCACTCGTCCTGATTCATCGTTTTCCATCAGTCATTCCAAGGTTCTCGACACTGTCCAG CAAGCAAGGAAAGCAGCCGATAAAGCACGTGAAGTTGTGAAAGTTGAAGAGAGAGTGAACAGAGCAGTGATGGTCGCAAACCGAGCAGCAA
- the LOC104718644 gene encoding uncharacterized protein LOC104718644, producing the protein MCARFLLRRIVNVNAKNLDGKTTMDMLQTYKSPLFPKISRLLNRANERLICSGPTMTLGEYLSKKPSFFQKRNSFLGLANLSKIRHTSLDTSDNRSVILVVAILIDTATYQAGFSPPGGFWQEDSKPGDSTNHIAGEMTMTIGAASFFYVFNGVAFFSSLYVIMILITGLPMWIVLYGSTAALGIANFACSAEHSHIRTAYLGILQRKLCP; encoded by the coding sequence ATGTGTGCTCGATTTTTGTTACGTAGAATCGTTAACGTAAATGCCAAGAACTTGGATGGTAAGACCACGATGGACATGCTCCAAACTTACAAATCTCCTCTTTTCCCCAAAATAAGCAGACTTCTCAACCGTGCTAACGAAAGACTAATTTGTAGTGGTCCCACAATGACTCTTGGGGAATATTTGAGCAAGAAGCCATCGTTTTTTCAGAAACGAAACTCTTTCTTGGGGCTGGCCAATCTGAGTAAGATTAGGCACACGTCTCTAGATACCAGTGACAACCGCAGTGTAATACTTGTGGTGGCTATACTGATAGACACAGCTACATACCAAGCTGGTTTCAGTCCTCCTGGTGGATTTTGGCAAGAAGATTCAAAGCCCGGAGATTCCACTAATCACATCGCTGGGGAGATGACTATGACTATCGGAGCTGCCTCATTTTTTTATGTCTTCAATGGAGTTGCCTTCTTCTCATCTCTATATGTGATCATGATCCTCATAACTGGACTTCCCATGTGGATAGTCCTTTACGGTTCAACAGCAGCTCTTGGGATTGCTAATTTTGCATGTTCAGCGGAACATTCCCATATTCGAACAGCCTATTTGGGGATATTGCAAAGGAAGTTGTGCCCTTAA
- the LOC104718642 gene encoding uncharacterized protein LOC104718642 has product MPRRLKDGEPGRFTATALLLIGLISCVIVYAVFSNVLRPSQDRTLADSSVRFTEESPDHAAPVHGGGGCCRGIDNLELWGPAVKWGTDFKFNSSKECCKACKVMCNGNDGPCLCDSWVFCGNKEACGSKFGECWLKKQKDVLLPDRQGSGEKVMWTSGLIFGQGQGIVGFETEHGVIHVKLHPECAPHSVYYILSLLTLRHCAGCQFHRAEKRGSYWDSEGDHVHNAPYGPPYAMIQGVLQAEGNMFTPIPTEHCPTISRGSVAWVGSGPEFFISLANHHEWKQSYTVFGSVLPEDLDVVETIAGLPTRADVWNGVHVSVLEKPVSLAVRRMKTGQEQGETGS; this is encoded by the exons ATGCCCCGTCGATTAAAAGACGGCGAGCCTGGCCGTTTTACCGCCACCGCTCTTCTTCTCATAGGTTTGATCTCTTGTGTTATCGTCTACGCTGTCTTCTCTAATGTCCTCCGTCCTTCCCAAGATCGCACGCTCGCTGATTCCTCGGTCCGATTCACGGAGGAGTCGCCAGATCACGCCGCGCCTGTACACGGTGGAGGCGGGTGTTGCCGTGGGATTGATAATTTGGAGCTTTGGGGTCCTGCGGTGAAGTGGGGGACGGATTTTAAGTTTAATTCTTCTAAGGAATGTTGTAAAGCGTGTAAAGTTATGTGTAACGGAAACGATGGTCCTTGCTTGTGCGATTCGTGGGTGTTTTGTGGGAACAAAGAGGCTTGTGGGTCTAAGTTTGGAGAG TGTTGGTTGAAGAAGCAAAAAGATGTCTTGCTGCCTGATCGACAAGGAAGTGGGGAGAAAGTAATGTGGACATCTGGGCTTATCTTTGGACAAGGCCAG GGCATTGTTGGTTTTGAAACGGAACACGGCGTAATTCATGTCAAA CTTCACCCTGAGTGCGCTCCTCACTCAGTATACTACATTCTTAGTTTGTTAACTCTGCGCCACTGCGCAGGCTGCCAGTTTCATCGAGCTGAGAAACGGGGATCATACTGGGATTCAGAAGGCGACCATGTACATAAT GCTCCCTATGGCCCACCATACGCCATGATTCAAGGAGTCCTCCAGGCCGAGGGAAACATGTTCACACCGATCCCAACCGAGCACTGCCCAACTATAAGCCGTGGCTCGGTGGCGTGGGTTGGCTCGGGTCCAGAATTTTTCATCAGTTTAGCAAACCACCACGAATGGAAACAATCTTACACTGTATTCGGCTCTGTTCTGCCAGAAGACTTGGATGTCGTGGAGACGATTGCTGGTTTACCAACAAGAGCTGATGTCTGGAACGGCGTTCATGTATCTGTGCTGGAGAAACCGGTGTCGTTAGCCGTACGGAGAATGAAGACGGGCCAAGAACAAGGAGAAACCGgttcatga
- the LOC104718643 gene encoding uncharacterized protein LOC104718643, protein MSIPDDGSPVGMAIDSSTAVTVATTTTRRVPPPCWTDEETAALVNAYKDKWFALRRGNLRAADWDDVAAAVSSSSTVGGAPKSAIQCRHKIEKLRKRYRGEKQRALNRPGKFSSSWDLFPILDAMGFAPVTPAAVETYDPDVDHDDESNGLDGFRARSKRSGKFSGGYSDSPREGYGVRSRARSNMKLYSGGFKSEFDSDHDSGSGFGLKRKYNGNQKVSADFDADSDDEIVLVPKTTRLRTHGKPSSGDFSHSGGGGFPLKSFGDRNFASHGFKPKNFTKTEPNFSQDLDYDDEYDDDRAEREGFNPRIQSSRSSSRGNGYSRKDGSYPRNAGVSNGYGSSSRFKHEQMNAAAEVESDPIDEVVSSVKMLTEMFVRVENSKMDMMKEMEKSRMEMELKHCQMMLESQQQIIGAFAEALSEKKSTTNARRPVS, encoded by the coding sequence ATGTCAATCCCCGATGATGGATCTCCCGTCGGCATGGCCATCGATTCTTCCACCGCCGTAACTgtcgccaccaccaccactaggCGAGTTCCTCCTCCGTGCTGGACCGACGAGGAAACCGCTGCGCTTGTCAACGCCTACAAGGATAAGTGGTTCGCCCTCCGCCGTGGGAACCTCCGTGCGGCTGATTGGGACGACGTCGCCGCGGCTGTTTCGTCCTCGTCCACCGTAGGAGGTGCCCCGAAATCAGCCATCCAATGTCGACACAAGATCGAGAAGCTTCGCAAACGTTATCGCGGCGAAAAACAACGAGCTCTTAATCGGCCAGGCAAGTTCTCTTCCTCTTGGGATTTGTTCCCAATATTGGATGCTATGGGTTTCGCTCCGGTGACTCCGGCGGCCGTAGAAACTTACGATCCCGATGTGGATCATGATGATGAGAGTAACGGTTTGGATGGATTTAGGGCTAGATCGAAGAGGTCTGGGAAGTTTAGCGGTGGTTACTCTGATTCACCTCGAGAAGGATATGGGGTTAGATCTAGGGCAAGGAGTAACATGAAATTGTATAGCGGTGGTTTCAAGTCTGAGTTTGATTCAGATCACGATTCAGGAAGTGGATTTGGATTGAAAAGGAAATACAATGGAAACCAAAAGGTTAGTGCTGATTTCGATGCTGATTCGGATGATGAGATTGTGTTAGTCCCGAAGACAACTAGGCTTAGGACTCATGGCAAGCCTTCCTCTGGTGATTTTAGCCAcagcggtggtggtggttttCCGTTGAAGTCCTTTGGTGATCGGAATTTTGCATCTCATGGGTTTAAACCCAAGAACTTCACTAAGACTGAACCTAATTTCTCTCAGGAtcttgattatgatgatgagtatgatgatgatagagCAGAGAGGGAAGGATTCAACCCGAGGATTCAGAGTTCTAGGAGCTCTTCGCGGGGGAATGGGTACAGCAGGAAAGATGGGAGCTATCCTCGAAACGCTGGTGTTTCCAATGGCTATGGATCGTCTTCTAGGTTCAAGCACGAGCAAATGAATGCAGCAGCAGAAGTTGAGTCTGACCCGATTGATGAAGTGGTTTCTTCTGTTAAGATGTTGACAGAAATGTTTGTGAGGGTGGAGAATTCGAAGATGGATATGatgaaggagatggagaagtcGAGAATGGAGATGGAGCTGAAGCATTGCCAGATGATGCTTGAGTCGCAACAGCAGATCATAGGCGCTTTTGCTGAAGCATTGAGCGAGAAAAAGAGCACAACAAATGCAAGGAGGCCGGTTTCGTAG